Genomic window (Rossellomorea aquimaris):
CCTAAATAGAATTCTTCCCGGTTTAACTCATTTAGTAAAGATAGGATATGATACATGCCTCCACCACTTTCGTTTCCGGCATTGAGATGTAATATCTTCATGAATCAAATCCTCCTCTCCATACTATATAAGTTATCCTTTTGACTTTAATACATGAAAAATGAATTGTGGCAGGACCACCATTCTTCTCCATCTCGAAGGCTGCTGCAACAGGCGGTAGAACCATTCCAGATGAACCTTTTGCCAGATTACAGGAGCTCTCTTCACATGTCCGGCGAGTACATCGATACTGCCCCCGACTCCGATGAAGACTCCTTTTTGGACGCGGGTCATATTTTCTTTAATCCATTTCTCTTGTCGCGGAAAGCCAAGTGCAACCAATATTAAATCGGGTTCACATTGCTGGATCTCATGAATGATCTCTTCATTACCATCCTCAAAGTAACCATGATGGTATCCAACCAAATGAAGGTTAGGATATTTTCCCTTCACATTGATCACCGCTTTTTCCAGCACTTCAGGTTTCGCCCCGACGATGTATACTCTAATCGGATGTTCATTGGATAAAGCCAGGAGCTCTTCCATCAGTTCAAACCCCGGCACTCTCTCGATCAGAGGCTGTTTCTTCAATCTGGAGGCAATGACCACACCTATCCCATCCGGAATGATGTAATCCGCCTTACTTAATGTGTAAAGGTAATCTGTATCTGCACGTGCATGCATGACGATTTCCGGATTAGCCGTTACGACAAAGGCTTTTTTCTCCTCTTTCAGATATTGATTATAAAGGTCATTTACTATATCATCCTTCGTTTTATTCACGAAAGGAATATCTAATAT
Coding sequences:
- a CDS encoding WecB/TagA/CpsF family glycosyltransferase, encoding MKNESVQILDIPFVNKTKDDIVNDLYNQYLKEEKKAFVVTANPEIVMHARADTDYLYTLSKADYIIPDGIGVVIASRLKKQPLIERVPGFELMEELLALSNEHPIRVYIVGAKPEVLEKAVINVKGKYPNLHLVGYHHGYFEDGNEEIIHEIQQCEPDLILVALGFPRQEKWIKENMTRVQKGVFIGVGGSIDVLAGHVKRAPVIWQKVHLEWFYRLLQQPSRWRRMVVLPQFIFHVLKSKG